One window of the Calditrichota bacterium genome contains the following:
- a CDS encoding FliM/FliN family flagellar motor switch protein: IEQKVAERTVERCLELYRQAWERAASLSIKLESFEADPRLAQIASASETCLLFSWEILVKDTSFGINICLPLFVLDPLLRQLATHNWLTASARRSTPETKRQIGEVLEATTMTMRVYLGHTSITLKELLDLQIGDVLVLDQKINEGLLVEVNGARLLLGKGGVVGRSRAVQIIDWIDNEV; encoded by the coding sequence ATCGAACAGAAGGTGGCCGAACGAACGGTGGAACGCTGCCTCGAGCTCTACCGCCAAGCGTGGGAAAGAGCCGCCAGCCTCAGCATCAAACTGGAGAGCTTTGAGGCGGACCCTCGGCTCGCGCAGATCGCCTCGGCAAGTGAGACATGCCTGCTCTTCTCATGGGAGATCCTCGTTAAAGATACCAGTTTTGGGATCAACATCTGCCTGCCGCTTTTCGTTCTTGATCCTTTGCTGCGGCAGCTGGCCACTCACAACTGGTTGACGGCCTCCGCAAGGCGGAGCACCCCCGAGACCAAGCGGCAGATCGGCGAAGTGCTCGAGGCCACTACCATGACAATGCGCGTGTATTTGGGCCATACGAGCATTACCCTCAAGGAGCTCCTGGATCTGCAGATTGGCGACGTTCTGGTGTTGGATCAGAAGATCAATGAGGGCCTGCTCGTGGAGGTGAACGGGGCGAGACTTCTCCTGGGTAAGGGGGGTGTGGTGGGGCGGAGCAGAGCGGTGCAAATCATCGACTGGATTGACAACGAGGTGTAA